GTTCTCCACCGGCCAGTCAGTGTGTACCCTGCTCACTGCCCTGCATCCCTTTTGGGACGCCTCTGTGGCACCTGAACCGCCGAGCCCCATGGAGCTGGGCAAGGCAGAGCTACTCCCCCTTCAGCACAGCTCAGGGTGGCAAAGGGAAGTGACCAAGGTCATGCAGGGACACAGTGGCAGGGTAGAGGGACTGAGGCTGGCTCCTAACCTCATGCCCTGATTTTAGGGCTTTCTGGCCCCGTCACCAGAGAGCATGTGCCTGCAGTGCCCAGTGTCAGGGCACGTTGTCGGGGTCTCCATCCCTGTGCCTGCCCTAACCCGGAGCCCCTCTAacctccctctttctttcttcctgctcctctccccagccaagCTCATTGTGGAGACGGACACCTTTGGGAGCCGTGTGCGCATCAAGGGGGCGGCCACAGGTTTCTACATCTGCATGAACAAGAAGGGGAAGCTGATTGGCAAGGTAGGGTGTGGGGCTCAAGGGCATGGGCAGGCATGGGAAGTGCCATGGTCAGTGAGCAGGGCTTGCCAGGAGAGGAGCTCTTATGGAGCCCAtctgtggggatggggaggtgAGATGGGCATCTCGAGGGCTCAGCCAGCTCATCCCTTTGGAGAGCAGGGGGGTGAGCCATCCTGCAGCCTgggtggcaggagggaagagggggagcAAGGCAGGCGGGTGGGTGCCGTGTGGGGCACATTCCTTGTATCTCCCCGAACAAATAGGCAGATTGCTGGGCTATTCTCCCCAATTACATGGTACAAGTGCTAGGAATGTTAAGATGCTCCATGGGGCTGGCCCCAAGGCTGGCCCCACCTCTCACCAGTTAGTCACGCTCCCTCTGAGCCTCGAGGCTCCCTCCCCAGGGGCGGAGTGGGCTGGATGTGCAAAATCCCGCTGGGACAGCGATTGTCTGGGAGGATTTTCTGTGGCAGCTCCTTCCCCGGGGCTGGCTGATGGGATCCTGCTGCTCCCCATAATGGGGAGGAGCTCAGCCACCAGCTGCCCCTGTGCTCCCCGCCATCTGTATCTGTGAACATCATCCCCACGGACCCCACATCACCTCTTTGGCCTCTTGATGCCCCTCCTATATTAAACACCCAAAGAGGGGCATAGGGTGGGTGGGTGAATTGCCACTGAGATGGAGAGTTCGCTTATGGTCGTGCTGGTGGGGGAATCCAGCCCTGGCATGGGTGGGGGCAGAATGGCAGGGGGGAAAAATCTCTCCTGTGGGTGCAGTGGAAGTGGAGACTGGGACAAGCCATGTTGGGGCTTGCAGCCTAGTGCTGGCATCACACTGGGGATGCAAGCTGCAATCAGCAGCATCTGCCCATGCCACAATGCCTGCTCACCCCAGCTTTTCtaatgaaaagcagatttttggGCAGTTTGGACCTGTAGGAGAATAGGTGGGAAAAGTGAGGCACTGGCTGCCCACAAGCATTGCCATCACAAccctgctgccaccccagcTGGTCCAGCTTTGGGTAGCGAGAAGAAGCCTCTGAGCACCCATTGCTTAAATCCCCACTCTGTCCCATTCTCAGAGCAACGGCAAAGGCAAGGACTGCGTCTTCACAGAGATTGTCCTGGAGAACAACTACACGGCGCTGCAGAACGCTAAGTACGAGGGCTGGTACATGGCCTTCACCCGCAAGGGACGCCCGCGCAAGGGCTCCAAGACACGGCAGCACCAACGGGAGGTACATTTCATGAAAAGGCTTCCCAAGGGCCACCAGACCACCGAGCCCCACAGACGCTTTGAGTTCCTCAACTACCCCTTCAACCGGAGAAGTAAAAGGACTAGAAACTCCAACTCCAGGGCAGGTCCTTGACttgcctgcctctgcccaccCTGCCTACACCTCTCCTGGAGGACTCTTCTGTTTGGTGGACTATATGTAGAGACTTTCCCATatgggtattaaaaaaaaaaaaaaaaggagggggaggataaaaaaaaatacttgctcTAGTTGTTGGTAATTTTGTggggggttgtttggttttacaaaaaaaaaaaaaaggaaaaaaagagaggctcTATTTTTGTACTccaatttgaaaagaaatgaaaccttCAAAGACTGGTGAAGGGGGAAGAGCCCTTCACTTAGAAATGTTCTAGTGTGTTTTTGGGGTcgtgttttattttgtaattttttttttttggtagctctagggggaaaaggagaaaaaaatcgtttaaaacaaacaagcaaaaaaaaatggaaatccaAATCTGGGAGTGATGTGCTACTTACATGAACTGAATTAACACTTACTGGAGAAGATGGAGAGGTTGGAAAACAATTAAGGGGAGAGGATTTATTTCAGAGGTGGTTGGTGGCCTCCTGGCTGGGTTTTGCAGCCGGGGTGATGTGTGGGCACTGCCCGTGGGGGCTGTCTGTGATGCCCAGGGTGAGGACTGCTGGatgctttccttcctcagaGTGCCTACTTCTTCCGCTGAGCAAGGGGTTGCTGGAAGCTGCTTGCATCCTTCTGAAAACACTGCTGGCTTCCCAACTcccagcttattttttttctcaggaggGGACAGGGGTGATGGACACCCCACAGAAAGTCCTGAACTGACTTGGTACCTCTTACCCACAAAAGCatctttggcattttttttgttttgaactaCTAAGGTGAGGCAGTGGGTGACGGCTGCCGTGGAGCAGGCTGGTAactggtttttgggttttttccctgtgtgGAAAATGTGAACTTCTCACCaaaaattgacatttttttttttctgtttattttttttatcagatGGAAGCTTTCatccataaaattaaaaaaaagtttacaaatTACTGTGGAGCCATTTTGGGCTGGTTTTGTCATAATACTCAGTTTGCGGTTGGCACTTCCATTGTCAACCTTCTCCTCCAGGTTTGGTCTTTGAGAACTACCACTGTCCTTGTTCCAGCAAAGGAGAGGTTTTCTGTCA
The genomic region above belongs to Phalacrocorax aristotelis chromosome 12, bGulAri2.1, whole genome shotgun sequence and contains:
- the FGF8 gene encoding fibroblast growth factor 8 — its product is MAEDGDVHAKLIVETDTFGSRVRIKGAATGFYICMNKKGKLIGKSNGKGKDCVFTEIVLENNYTALQNAKYEGWYMAFTRKGRPRKGSKTRQHQREVHFMKRLPKGHQTTEPHRRFEFLNYPFNRRSKRTRNSNSRAGP